A region of the Oceaniferula marina genome:
CTCGCTTCAACCCACCCAAGGCAACATCAGCCAGCACGCCGCGACTCAAGGTCGTGACATCATGGTAACGCTCTTTCAATGTGTCCAAAGCAAGAGCTCCTCCGTTAAAAAATCCGCTTTGGGAATAGCTCAGGATCCGCTGCAGTTCTTCCTGCTGTTCCTCGTTCTCGGGGTCGATGCCAATGTTTTCAAAACCTTCGACACTGGCCATGCCCATCTGCACCGGATTCACCCGCTCCCGACGGTTCGTCCACTCCTTCTGGGATGTGTCCCGACGTAGGTCGGCTAAATCCAATCGGGCCTTAACCCCCTGGTCACCGACCCACCAAGCCATCCGACCCGATACCTTTCCTTGGGCATCAGTGACAGCATCATAGGGAACCCTGATCCTGTCAGAGGCACTGTTTTCCCCCACAGTGCCGGAACCGACCAATTCAATGGATTGATCCTCGGCCACCGTTTCCGTGGCAAAGCCCAAGGAATTCCGATCTTCACTATCACCGGAAACCAACCATCGCATAAAGGCATCCCGGTTGCGCGTTTCGTCATACGTTTTCCAAGCCTTGCGCAAACCATTGGAATCCCTCTCATGCCACTCTTCCGTCGAATAAATACCCAAATAATGCTTACGCCCCTCACTCCGGTTGTTTTTATAAAAACCGGCTGAGCTCAGAATATCAGCTTCAGCGGTGACCCTCTGATCAGGTCCTGCATATTTTTGGAGTTCACCAATGGCCATCATCAAGGCCACCCGGGCATTGGCCCGGGCTTCTTCCTGGGCCTTGGCAGCTGTCGAGCTCCGAAGCTCAACCGTTGATAAACTCAACATAGCCAAGGCTATCATCACCAATAAAACCATCACCGAAATCGTGGCCACCAATGCAAATCCACGGGATTGATTTGGTGGAGGATTGTTTCCCCGCCGATACGAGAAATTGACACGTCCGGTCCCTGTCGTGAGTTGATGATAACGTCTCATTGTGTTGAATATGATGCCATTTGTTGGATCCATCAAATGATATATACAAATGATATACGTTTTATATATATACACAACGGCCACTTGGTCACCCCCTATTGAGAGGACTTGTTACCAAACCACTTAAACTAACCAAGCATCTCGGCCATTGCACCTTCCCCCACTCAAGAAAGGGGATCAGACACGGTCAAAAAGAGGATCGCTTTCAATTTCCCGGGAAGGGATTGGCTGAATGGCGCAGCTCCACTTCACTCATCTCGTCCGCCGGTGATGCCACCCCCGGAATCACGTCCCATGATGGTCTATTCACCGGCTCGACCAACGCTGAGGCCAGCGCACTGACAAAAGTCACCAATACCACCAGAGCCGCTGCCGCTCCCCCCTGACTACTGGCCTGCACCAGCATCCGGTCAACCCGACGTTTCAAGCTGGCATGATCCGCCATCGCCAAGCCACCAACAGAAATAACCCTGGCTCTCGACTCGAGCATCCTTTCAGCGACATCGCACAAAGCACCGATATAATGTTTTTTATCCACACCTGCACGAATCACTCTCGCATCACAGGCGTATTCACACTGGCTCATCAACCTGGAGCGCATCCAATACACTATAGGGTTATACCAATACAGCGCACAGCAAAGCTCGGCAGCCAAGCGCATCCACAAATCCCAGCGCTGAATATGCCCCAGCTCGTGAAGGATCGCCATCTTGCGCATTTCGGGTGACCACGCTTCCGCATGATAGGGCATCACAATCACCGGCTTCCAGTATCCGGCAACCACCGGCGAATACAGCCCCTCTTTCATCCTCAGCTCAGGAACCCGTTTCACCCCCAACATCCGACAACATTCCTCAAGGAGGAATAAGCCATCGCCCTCCGCCCGATCAACAGGAGTCGAACACATTAACCACTGGCGCAAACACCGATGCCGCCAGAACAAACGGAACATCATCACCATTGTTCCCAGAGCCCACAAAACCAGTAATGCTGAAACCAATCCCCCGCCTGACGAAACCCGATCAGCGGCATCCGCCATCACGGGCGACTGCATATGCCACTTCGGACACAGTGACAACAATGGCAAAAACAAGAGTAATCCAAGACTCCATACAGTCACCCAGGGCCAACCCGCCGGGTCTTTCCTGGCAATCAGCCACAGACCTGCGGCAGCAAGCACGGAAATCATCAAACTACTCAGGAGGATCGACATCATCTTTTTTATCAGTGGTTCATCAACGCTCCGCCTGGTCATCATCGCCCAAGGCCTCCCGGATCCTGACAACCTCTTCCTTCTCGAGCTTCATATCCTCCGAATCCAACAACGCAGCAACCAACTTCTCAGGTTTTCCCTCAAAAAAAGTACTCAGCAAATTCGAAATCGCCGATTTCCTCGCCTTGGTCTCGGCCACCACCGGTTGGTAGATATACCGCCTGGATTCCTTGCTATGCTTCACCATCCCCTTGCCCTCCAGCGTCGCCATCAATGCCCGCACCGCCGAATACGAAGGAGGGTCCGGCAAATTCTCCAGAACCTCTTTCGCCGACGCTTTGCCGAGACGATACAAAATATCCATGATCTGTCTCTCACGACGCGACATCTGCCCCTGCTCCAATCGATTCATACAATCAACCTTCCACAATGCTGGAAATACCGCAATTAAAAAATGCTGGAAATTTAGCATCCAAGCTTGACAGCATACCTCAATTGCTGTTTTTTTAGCATCACTATGAAAAACAAAGCCTTGTTCCCCATAATCAGTTCCGGTCTCAGCCTGCTCGGAATCGTTTTGATGCATTCATGTGCTACCGCACCCTACCCTGCGGTTGTCAGTCCTCCAGATAGCCAGTCCGCACCTGCGGCGGGAAGTGCTAATTATGCCGCCTCTGAAGCCCCCCGCAGCCGTCCAGGTCTGGGCACAGGTTGGGGAGATGAGCTGGAATCGGAGATTGGCTACACTAGCTTCAACCGGACATCCTCGAAACCTGCTGGAGTCGCAGCGATTTATTACAATGACAAGGAGGGCGTCAATGCCATGGTTGATTCATGGAAATACAGTGGCAAGGGCATGCAAAAGGCGGCAGGCGGGCTGGTCGAGTGGGGAGTCAAGGGTTCGTGGGGAAGCTTGAAAAACTACCATACCCGATACAGTGACAATCCTCGCCGCTATGTGGTCGGACGCAAAAACAGCAACTACTCGCTGGTGGTGAAAAACCTCAGCCACTCCCGTTTGGAAATTGTCCTCAGCGTCGATGGGCTCGATGTGATGGATGGCAAGGCGGCGGCCTACCGAAAGCGCGGATATATTGTTCAGCCGGGTAAAACCCTCGTCGTTGACGGATTCCGAACCAGCGAATCAGCGGTCGCGGCTTTCAAATTTTCTTCGGTGGATGCGTCCTACTCAAATCAGCGGCACGGCACCACCCGCAACGTCGGCGTGATCGGCATGGCGGTATTCACCGAAAAGGGCATCGACCCTTGGAAGTGGTCGAGGGCCGCAGTGAAGCAAAGGCATGGAGCTTCCCCCTTCGCCGAAGCCCCCTACAGCAGAGCTCAATAGATTTTTCTACAGATCTTCAGGCTTTTGCAGCAGCTCGGAAATCCTATTCAAGAGCATGCCTGCGCCACCACCATCCACCACCCGGTGATCGAAGGTCAGATCGATTTCAGCTTCGGTCACCGGAATAAAGGCTCCCGCCTGCTCGCTCCAAACCGGTCGCTTCACCCCGGCACTCAAACCAAGAATCAAGGTCTCATTTGGCAAAGGAATGGGAGTCCCCCAGGTCAAACCAAAGGTTCCAAAATTCGTTACAGTGGCAATCCCGTGCTGGGTGGCTTCCTCCGGTAACTTCCGAGCTCGAGCCAAGCTGACCATTTCGTGGTATTCTTCGACTAGGTCCTTCAACCTCTTGGAATCCGCATTGCGGATAATGGGAACCAACACACCGTCCTCGACCTGAACCGCCACGCCAATATCAAAGGAACGCGGGTGCACCACGCTCTCACCAATCAGATAGCCCGCTGTTGTCGGGTTTTCGGCCAATGCCAATGCCAATGCCCTCAAAATATACAATGCGGGGCCGGGTTTGGGATCCTGCCCCCTGCGATGATCCAAAATTTTATCCATCACCAGCGGCCGGGCCACAGTAGCCAAGGGGCGCGACCAACTACGGCGCATGGCATCCGCCACGGCCAAACGCATCGGCGATGCTTTGGTATGGGGCCAGGTTTCGATATACTCGAGAAAGTTTTCCAAATCCTCCACCGTCACACGCCCGCCGCCGCCACTCCCTGAAATGGCAGAAATATCAGCCGCCCGCAATCCAAGCTCCATCATTCGGGCACGCATCCGGGGAGAAATATAATGCGCTCCTCCTTTGCCCGCCGGCACGGGCAGCCCTTTGACATTTGGCTCCACAGGCTTCGGCTCATGATACCCTCCGCCGTCGGTCTTGAAGTGCAGGGTGGCATCCTCATTGGCTTCACTTGAATCACCGTTCTTGGGAAGCGGCTGCGCTTCGGTGGCGTCCATGCACTGTTCTCCGGTTCGATCAAGTTCCTCTTCCGTGACTTGTAACACCCCCAGCACGGTCCCCACTGCGTAACTTTCGCCTTCAACGGCATAAATCTCGAGCACATCACCGGCACAAACCGATGGCACATCCATCACCGCTTTATTGGTCTCCACTTCGATGAGATCCTGATCCTGTTCGACCTGGTCCCCGACCGCGATATTAAGGCGAAGAATGGTGGCTTCGGCAATGGATTCACCCAGCTGGGGCATGAGAATAGGAACCTTGGGCATAGTCTGATTAGGGTTGGAAATTATAAACGACAATGAAAAACTAGTAATTCAAGAGCTTGAGGAGCTCGTGCACAATCGACTCGGGCGTTGGTCGGTGACTCGACCACAATTTCGGGTGATACGGGATCGGCGTGTCGCGGGCGTTCAGCCTGACCGGAGGTGCATCCAGCAAGTGAAAACCGTCCGCACTCACTCGCGAAACCACTTCAGCGGTCACGCCTCCCCAGGGAAAGGCTTCACCCACAACAAGCAGACGCCCGGTTCGGGCCACCGATGCAACCACCGTATCCGTATCCAGCGGCTTCACACTCCTCAGGTCAACCACCTCGATCTCCCACCCCCCCTCGGCGTGCAGGATTTCAGCAGCACGCACAGCCTCATGCACCATCGCACTGTAGGCCACCACCGTTGCATGTTTTCCCGGACGGGTAATCCGAGCCTTGCCAATCGGTAACGCATCCCCGTCAAAATTCTCTGATTTCAGCCAGCGATACAAAAATTTGTGCTCACAGAACACCACCGGGTCGTCGAGCTCAATCGACTCCAAAAGCATCGAATACGCATCTGCCACCGTTGCCGGAGTCACCACAACCAGCCCTGGATAGTGCGCATAGATCGACTCCATACTCTGACTGTGAAACGGCCCGGACCCCGGGGTGCCGCCGGAAGGCAGACGCACCGTCAAGGGCACGGGAACCCCCGTCCGGTAATAATGAGTCGCAGCCTGGTTCACGATCTGGTTGAACGCCACAGACGAAAAATCCGCGAACTGCATTTCCAAAACCGGGCGGGCTCCTTCGATCGCCGCTCCAATCGCCACACCGGCCATCGCATCCTCACTGATCGGAGCATCCAGCACCCTGCCGGGGTATTTGCCAACCAAACCCTTGGTCGCCTTAAAAGCCCCACCAAAGGTTCCGATGTCCTGACCGTAAAGAAAAACTCCCGGGTCATCTGCCATCGCCTTGTCCAAGGCAGCATGAATCGCGTCTATGTAGGTTACCTCACTCATCCACTTCAGTCTTGATTGTAATACGTGGACAAATGGGTGGCATAGGCCTGCCAATCATCCTGGTAGGGGTCGGGAGAGCGCTCTTTCTGAGCCTGGGCCAGAGCCTGCTGCACCGTCTGAGCCGCTTCCTCCTGCCAAGTGTCGATTTCATCACCTCCGGCAAAGCCACCGTCCACCATCTGCTTGCGCCCTACTTCCAAACAATCGCGACCAACCCCCGACTGCTTGATTGCAGCATCCACATAAAAAGCATCATCGTGCTCACCATGACCAGTAAGCCGCAGCATTTCCGCCACCACTAACTGAGGTCCCTCACCCGCCCGGGCCCGTTCGACCGCTTCATACATCACCTCGACGCAGGCCAACATATCCGTGCCGTCGACCTGATGCCCCCGCACTCCATATCCCACAGCCTTGTCCACCAGCCTCTCACATGCAAACTGATGCACATTGGGCGTTGAATACGCATACTGGTTGTTGGCAACCGTTAACACCAGAGGAAGCTTTTCTACCGCAGCCGTATTTAATCCCTCGTGAAAGGATCCCGTCGAGGTGCAGCCGTCACCAATACAAGTGGCTCCGACCACGCCATCCAAGGTCCCCTTCAAGCGCTTGGCCAGCAGCATACCACTGACCAGCGAAATCGAAGCTCCCAGATGCGAGATCATTGCCGGCATCCCCTCTGCAGGGCGTCCCCGGTGAATATTCCCATCCCTACCGCGCATTGGGCCATCCACCGAGCCAAGGTAAGTCCGGGTGCAATCGAGTAAATCCTCACCAAAGGCCGTGCGTCCGGCCTGGTCCCGAATCAAGGGGGCAAACACGTCCCTTCCCTTTTCCAGGCAAGTCGCAAGGGAAGCGCTCACCGCTTCCTGCCCCTTACCCAGATACACACCGCCAACAATCTTACCGGCCTTGTAGAGGCTTCCCAATTTGTTCTCGAGAACACGCGCCGTAAGCATCGCCCGATAAACTGAGCGCACATGCCGGCGTCCTCCTTCGTCAGATAGTATCTCCATGCAGTTGTGATTCGGATCGGTCGTCCACATCACCACCCCCATCCAAGGATGCGAAGGCAATCTGTATGACCGGGGCCATCAAAGACAATGGAAGCGGCACTGACAATAGCATTCTTTACCAAAGGCAGCGCGGATTTTCCTCAGCATGAAAGAAACCATTGCCAAATCCCCTATTCCACGGCAAAACATCCCCGCACAACCACAGAAAATTCTTATTATGGAACCCACACTTCTTGTTCTCGCAGCCGGAATGGGCAGCCGATACGGCGGCCTGAAACAAATGGACCCCATGGGGCCCAATGGCGAAACTGTCCTCGACTACTCGGTTTACGATGCCATTCGTGCCGGATTCAAACGTGTTGTCTTCATCATCCGCGAAGATTTTGCCGACCTGTTCAAGGAACAAGTCGGAGCCAAGTTCGCTGGAAAAATCGAAGTCGACTACGTCTTCCAGAAACTCGACGACCTCCCGGTCGGATTTGCCGTCCCAGAAGGACGCGTCAAACCCTGGGGCACCATTCATGCGATCCGGGCTGCCCGGACCGCCATTTCCGGCCCCTTTGCCGTGATCAACGCCGATGACTTCTACGGATCGGACGCCTACCAACAAATTGCCAAGTACTTCGCACAGACCACAGAACAAAACGACGACAAGTCACACTACTGCATGGTCGGCTACCACATCACCAAGACCCTTTCGGATCACGGAGATGTCAACCGTGGCATCTGTTCCGCTGAAAACGGATTCCTCAAGGATGTCGAGGAAGTCACCGAAATCAAACGTGAGGACGATGGGAACATCTACGGTAACGGACTCGACGGCAACCGCCGCGAAGTTCCGGAATCAGCGATTGCTTCCATGAACTTCTGGGGATTCACCAACGAGTTCTTCACTCAGATCGAAGCACACTTCATCACCTTCCTCAAGGAACGAGGCACCGAACTCAAATCCGAGTGCTACATCCCGACACTCGTCGACGAACTCATCCGGGAAGACAGAGGCGACTGCAAAGTTCTTGAAACCACCAGTTCATGGTTCGGAGTCACCTATCCGGAAGACAAACCACACGTTGTTGAAAACATCCAACAGCTCATCGACGCCGGGGACTACCCGACACCTCTGGACTAATCGTCCAAGGTGTTCCCTAGGTGCGCCCACTCCTAAACACACAAAACATTACCACCACTATGCACGACATCAAAGAGATTGCCGGGCTGTTCGACATGCGCGCGGACTTTGTTCACGCCCACCCTTACGGCTCCGGTCATATCAACGATACCTACTGCGCTTACTACGACCAGGCAGGACAACGGATTCGCTACATCCACCAGCGCCTCAGCACCGAGGCCTTCAAAAAGCCCATCGAACTGATGGAGAACGTTGACCGGGTCACCACCCACGCACTCGACGAACTGCTCAAGGAAGGCAACCCGGAAGCCCGCCGTCGCACCCTCACCTGCATTCCATCGATGCAAGGCACCCCGCACGCCATCGATGCCGCAGGCAACTGCTGGCGCACCTACCCGTTCATCGAACGTGCCCGCACCTACGACACCATCGAGTCGGAAGCCCAAGCAACCGAAGCAGCCCGTGCATTCGGTGAGTTCCAAAAACTCGCCGCCACCCTGCCCGGTGATCCCCTACACGAAACCATCCCAGGCTTCCACAACACCAAACAACGGTTCCAGCATCTCGTCGAGGCCATCGAGGCCGACACCGAGAACCGCGCCGCCAGCGTGCAAAAGGAAATCGATTGGTACATGGCCCGTCAGGAAGAAGGCAGCAAGGTCGTCGACATGCTTGAAAGTGGTGAACTTCCGCTTCGTGTCACCCACAACGACACCAAGCTCAACAATGTCATGCTCGATGACGTAACCGGCGAA
Encoded here:
- a CDS encoding M56 family metallopeptidase, producing MMSILLSSLMISVLAAAGLWLIARKDPAGWPWVTVWSLGLLLFLPLLSLCPKWHMQSPVMADAADRVSSGGGLVSALLVLWALGTMVMMFRLFWRHRCLRQWLMCSTPVDRAEGDGLFLLEECCRMLGVKRVPELRMKEGLYSPVVAGYWKPVIVMPYHAEAWSPEMRKMAILHELGHIQRWDLWMRLAAELCCALYWYNPIVYWMRSRLMSQCEYACDARVIRAGVDKKHYIGALCDVAERMLESRARVISVGGLAMADHASLKRRVDRMLVQASSQGGAAAALVVLVTFVSALASALVEPVNRPSWDVIPGVASPADEMSEVELRHSANPFPGN
- a CDS encoding BlaI/MecI/CopY family transcriptional regulator, which encodes MNRLEQGQMSRRERQIMDILYRLGKASAKEVLENLPDPPSYSAVRALMATLEGKGMVKHSKESRRYIYQPVVAETKARKSAISNLLSTFFEGKPEKLVAALLDSEDMKLEKEEVVRIREALGDDDQAER
- a CDS encoding 2-oxo acid dehydrogenase subunit E2 yields the protein MPKVPILMPQLGESIAEATILRLNIAVGDQVEQDQDLIEVETNKAVMDVPSVCAGDVLEIYAVEGESYAVGTVLGVLQVTEEELDRTGEQCMDATEAQPLPKNGDSSEANEDATLHFKTDGGGYHEPKPVEPNVKGLPVPAGKGGAHYISPRMRARMMELGLRAADISAISGSGGGGRVTVEDLENFLEYIETWPHTKASPMRLAVADAMRRSWSRPLATVARPLVMDKILDHRRGQDPKPGPALYILRALALALAENPTTAGYLIGESVVHPRSFDIGVAVQVEDGVLVPIIRNADSKRLKDLVEEYHEMVSLARARKLPEEATQHGIATVTNFGTFGLTWGTPIPLPNETLILGLSAGVKRPVWSEQAGAFIPVTEAEIDLTFDHRVVDGGGAGMLLNRISELLQKPEDL
- a CDS encoding alpha-ketoacid dehydrogenase subunit beta, giving the protein MSEVTYIDAIHAALDKAMADDPGVFLYGQDIGTFGGAFKATKGLVGKYPGRVLDAPISEDAMAGVAIGAAIEGARPVLEMQFADFSSVAFNQIVNQAATHYYRTGVPVPLTVRLPSGGTPGSGPFHSQSMESIYAHYPGLVVVTPATVADAYSMLLESIELDDPVVFCEHKFLYRWLKSENFDGDALPIGKARITRPGKHATVVAYSAMVHEAVRAAEILHAEGGWEIEVVDLRSVKPLDTDTVVASVARTGRLLVVGEAFPWGGVTAEVVSRVSADGFHLLDAPPVRLNARDTPIPYHPKLWSSHRPTPESIVHELLKLLNY
- a CDS encoding thiamine pyrophosphate-dependent dehydrogenase E1 component subunit alpha is translated as MEILSDEGGRRHVRSVYRAMLTARVLENKLGSLYKAGKIVGGVYLGKGQEAVSASLATCLEKGRDVFAPLIRDQAGRTAFGEDLLDCTRTYLGSVDGPMRGRDGNIHRGRPAEGMPAMISHLGASISLVSGMLLAKRLKGTLDGVVGATCIGDGCTSTGSFHEGLNTAAVEKLPLVLTVANNQYAYSTPNVHQFACERLVDKAVGYGVRGHQVDGTDMLACVEVMYEAVERARAGEGPQLVVAEMLRLTGHGEHDDAFYVDAAIKQSGVGRDCLEVGRKQMVDGGFAGGDEIDTWQEEAAQTVQQALAQAQKERSPDPYQDDWQAYATHLSTYYNQD
- a CDS encoding nucleotidyltransferase family protein, with product MEPTLLVLAAGMGSRYGGLKQMDPMGPNGETVLDYSVYDAIRAGFKRVVFIIREDFADLFKEQVGAKFAGKIEVDYVFQKLDDLPVGFAVPEGRVKPWGTIHAIRAARTAISGPFAVINADDFYGSDAYQQIAKYFAQTTEQNDDKSHYCMVGYHITKTLSDHGDVNRGICSAENGFLKDVEEVTEIKREDDGNIYGNGLDGNRREVPESAIASMNFWGFTNEFFTQIEAHFITFLKERGTELKSECYIPTLVDELIREDRGDCKVLETTSSWFGVTYPEDKPHVVENIQQLIDAGDYPTPLD
- a CDS encoding phosphotransferase enzyme family protein — its product is MHDIKEIAGLFDMRADFVHAHPYGSGHINDTYCAYYDQAGQRIRYIHQRLSTEAFKKPIELMENVDRVTTHALDELLKEGNPEARRRTLTCIPSMQGTPHAIDAAGNCWRTYPFIERARTYDTIESEAQATEAARAFGEFQKLAATLPGDPLHETIPGFHNTKQRFQHLVEAIEADTENRAASVQKEIDWYMARQEEGSKVVDMLESGELPLRVTHNDTKLNNVMLDDVTGEGICVIDLDTTMPGSAIYDFGDMVRTATSPAAEDEKDVSKVEMRMFMFDALVKGYLASAGEFLTDNERSLLAFSGKLLTMECGTRFLTDYLKGDVYFKVHRDGHNVDRTRTQIALCESIDAQMAEMEALVAKYSV